GGGCCATCCGGCAGGGAATCCCCCGCAGAATGGCCCAAAACCAGCCATTACAACAACAAGGACAATTGATTCGACGATGGCAACCCCTCTAAACAGCCGTGGGCGTCCAACAATTCAATGACCGTCTTGGATGCGCGCGAGCGCTCCTGAAGATCTTCCACAGAGAGGAACGGCCCCTCTTTCGCGGCTTGGGCGATACTTTTAGCAGCCGATTCGCCGACGCCATCCAGCGCCGCAAACGGCGGCAACAACCCGTTTTGTTCCTTGACCACCTTGAATTTCGTCGCATCCGACTCATAGAGGCTCAGCGGCAAGAAACGAAAACCACGAGCCGTCATTTCCAGCGCCATCTCAAGCACCGTCAAGAGCGACTTCTCCTTCGGTGACGCCTGGAACGACTTCGCCTCAATCTCCTCGATTTTCGCGCGAATGGCATCGTAGCCTTTGCCCATGATGTCGAGATCGAAATCGTCCGCACGCACGGAGAAGTAGGTCGCATAGAACTCCAACGGATAATGCACCTTGAAGTAGGCGATGCGAACCGCCATCAACACATACGCCGTGGCGTGCGCTTTCGGGAACATATACTTAATCTGCTTACACGACCAGATGTACCAATCTGGCACGTTGTTGCGCTTCATTTCCTCTTCCATCTCAGGCGTGAGGCCTTTGCCCTTACGCACACTCTCCATAATTTTAAAGGCGAGTGATGGCTCCAGCCCAGCATAAATCAGGTAAACCATGATATCGTCGCGGCAACCAATGACGTCCTTGAGCTTACAGACTTTGTCCTGAATCAACTTTTGCGCGTTGTTCAGCCACACGTCGGTGCCGTGGGACAGACCCGAAATCTGCAGCAACTCCGCAAACGTGCTCGGTTTCGTATCCTCGAGCATTTGCCGGACAAATTTCGTCCCAAACTCCGGAATGCCGTACGTACCAGTTTTCGAGCGAATCCGCTCAGGTGTCACTGGATGGTTGGGATCAACCGTCAACGCCTCCGTACCCGAGAACAGCGACATCACAGCCGGGTCGTCCGTCGGAATCTTTTTCGGGTCTAATCCCGTCAAGTCCTGCAGCATGCGAATGACGGTGGGATCGTCATGACCCAGAATATCGAGTTTGAGCAAGTTGTCGTGGATGGAGTGGAAGTCGAAGTGCGACGTGCGCCACTCTGCATCCTTATCATCCGCCGGATACTGAATCGGACAGAAATCGTAGACATCCATGTAGTCCGGCACGACGAGGATACCGCCTGGATGCTGACCGGTTGTCCGCTTAATGCCCGTGCATCCCTGAACGAGCCGCGTCATTTCCGCGTTGCGCAGGTTCCAGCCCTTTTCTTCCGCATACTTTTTGACGTAACCAAAGGCCGTCTTCTCGGCGACCGTCGCAATCGTTCCTGCGCGATACACATAATCTTCGCCAAACAGCACCTTGGTGTAGGCGTGCGCTTGCGCCTGGTACTCCCCGGAGAAGTTCAAATCGATATCAGGCACTTTATCGCCTTTAAATCCGAGGAACGTCTCGAATGGGATATCGTGTCCGTCCTTGTCCAATTCAGTTCCACACTTCGGGCACGCTTTGTCCGGTAAGTCAAAACCAGAACCAACTGACCCGTCCGCGATAAACTCACTGTATTTACAACTCGGACAGCGGTAGTGCGGCGGAAGCGGATTGACCTCTGTGATGTCGGACATCGTCGCCACGAACGATGAACCGACCGACCCACGGGACCCAACCAGATACCCATCATCCAGCGACTTCTTGACGATTTTGTGCGAGATGAGATAGATGACCGAGAAGCCGTGCGTCGTGATGGAGTTCAATTCCTTCTCCAGTCGCTTCTCGACAATCTCCGGCAATACCTCACCGTACAATTCGTGCGCCTTGGCGTAGCACATATCACGGATTTCCTCTTCGGCGCCCTCAATTTTTGGCGTGTAGAGCTTATCCGGGATTGGCGAGACGTCCTCAATCATGTCGGCGATGCGATTCGTGTTCGTCACGACAATTTCCTCGGCCAATTCCGGCCCAAGGTAGGAAAACGCCTCAAGCATCTCGTCCGTCGACATGAAATACAGCGGCGGTTGGTCGTCCGCGTTCGGGTCTTTTTGCGACTTCAAGAAAATATCGCGGAAAATGGCGTCCTCCGGGTTCAGAAAATGCACGTCCCCCGTCGCGACAACCGGCTTCCCGAGCCGCCGAGCGATATCGATGATGGTCCGATGGTAGTCTTTCACCGACTCAATCGACGGGATAATCTCGTTGCGCAAAAGCGGTTTGTAATGCGCTGGCGGCTGAATTTCCAGGTAATCGTAGAACTCCGCAATTTGCTCGAGTTCTTCCCCTGTCTTACCGCGCAGCAGCGCATCAAACACTTCGCCATTCTGACAAGCCGAGCCAATGAGCAGCCCTTCGCGGTACTTGACCAACAAGCTTCGCGGTACGCGCGGCACACGGTACAAGTACTTCGTGTGCGACTCCGACACAATCTTGTAGAGGTTCTTCAACCCCACCTTGTTCTGCACGAGCACAGTCAGGTGGAATGGACGCACACTCGTATAGTCAATCTGCCCGTCGTCGTCATTCAACTGCGACACCTTCGTGAAGCCCT
Above is a genomic segment from Alicyclobacillus acidoterrestris containing:
- a CDS encoding PolC-type DNA polymerase III yields the protein MQQDDLNAPQAADEVNLPRDVVERIVSRVVVNPTVNRVDIFLMPLELSNVDEGGTSAVCQQYVKDYRSLQEAAQCFTAYGATVSYAFAYAPPAYDETCTASMLDALLEWYQEDEMVAATWLRQAQRRFDDGQLTFLVSNEAEQQSLERKGALVWLSQQMKSLFGVDLKVSVQLDGAADDKAEALRQKLLEEERKHVEQVMIEQEQAHREQAQMAEKEAPPSYQGDRGYRRDRRNDEPVEPLHIGRAIDGPITSMKEIQDEMRRVAVEGRVFQSEVRTLPSGRTLVQFNITDNADSITAKMFVNNDRQLEALSGLKDGVYVRVQGQVQYDTFLKELVLLIQDMRPAEGKVRKDTAPVKRVELHAHTPMSALDAVVPVKDLVGQAAKWGHKAIAITDHGVVQSFPEAYSVAKKNNLKCLLGLEAYVVNDGVPIVYQLDENNDVQIDDSTTWVVFDTETTGLNSAEHTLIEIAAVKVRGNEIVEEWTELIDPEVEISQKIMELTHITNDMVRGKRKLHEVLPDFREFVGDAVLVAHNAEFDLAFLRACAKRIGMEPWTNVVLDTLPLARKLYPRERNYRLGTLAKKFSVDLVNAHRALDDTVALAKVFQYMLKDAIDQGFTKVSQLNDDDGQIDYTSVRPFHLTVLVQNKVGLKNLYKIVSESHTKYLYRVPRVPRSLLVKYREGLLIGSACQNGEVFDALLRGKTGEELEQIAEFYDYLEIQPPAHYKPLLRNEIIPSIESVKDYHRTIIDIARRLGKPVVATGDVHFLNPEDAIFRDIFLKSQKDPNADDQPPLYFMSTDEMLEAFSYLGPELAEEIVVTNTNRIADMIEDVSPIPDKLYTPKIEGAEEEIRDMCYAKAHELYGEVLPEIVEKRLEKELNSITTHGFSVIYLISHKIVKKSLDDGYLVGSRGSVGSSFVATMSDITEVNPLPPHYRCPSCKYSEFIADGSVGSGFDLPDKACPKCGTELDKDGHDIPFETFLGFKGDKVPDIDLNFSGEYQAQAHAYTKVLFGEDYVYRAGTIATVAEKTAFGYVKKYAEEKGWNLRNAEMTRLVQGCTGIKRTTGQHPGGILVVPDYMDVYDFCPIQYPADDKDAEWRTSHFDFHSIHDNLLKLDILGHDDPTVIRMLQDLTGLDPKKIPTDDPAVMSLFSGTEALTVDPNHPVTPERIRSKTGTYGIPEFGTKFVRQMLEDTKPSTFAELLQISGLSHGTDVWLNNAQKLIQDKVCKLKDVIGCRDDIMVYLIYAGLEPSLAFKIMESVRKGKGLTPEMEEEMKRNNVPDWYIWSCKQIKYMFPKAHATAYVLMAVRIAYFKVHYPLEFYATYFSVRADDFDLDIMGKGYDAIRAKIEEIEAKSFQASPKEKSLLTVLEMALEMTARGFRFLPLSLYESDATKFKVVKEQNGLLPPFAALDGVGESAAKSIAQAAKEGPFLSVEDLQERSRASKTVIELLDAHGCLEGLPSSNQLSLLL